One region of Terriglobales bacterium genomic DNA includes:
- a CDS encoding AI-2E family transporter, which produces MSSEPVELDSAQERELERPAVVTVPRARGEKSNVALSVIALILVLAACYFAKPVFVVLLVSILIAFLLAPVADLLERFRIPRPIASLISVLLMAGVLYGFTYYSYSAASQFVRDLPKYSAKMAQTVARFRKKAEDIQKTTQTVLPAPSDVRTVKVEQAPNWTGWLSNWAGSLTEAIFIISFIPFLVYFMLSWQEHVRASTVMLFRMENRNTAYVTLGEIARMIRAFIAGNVLVGLFMAAVASIIFGTLGLPYFYFIGLISGFVSLVPYLGVPLAVLPPLVAGLGQIGFKDALVIVASVFALHIFALNVLYPKIVGSRVRLNPLTVTLALLFWGWLWGAMGLVLAVPITAAMKIIFDHVEPLRPWGAWLGE; this is translated from the coding sequence ATGAGCAGCGAGCCGGTGGAACTCGACAGCGCGCAAGAACGGGAGCTGGAGCGTCCGGCGGTGGTCACGGTGCCTCGCGCGCGCGGCGAGAAGAGCAATGTCGCGCTGAGCGTGATCGCGCTGATTCTGGTGCTGGCGGCGTGCTACTTCGCCAAGCCGGTGTTCGTGGTGCTGCTGGTCTCGATTTTGATCGCATTCCTCCTGGCGCCGGTGGCGGACTTGCTGGAACGTTTTCGGATTCCACGGCCGATTGCGTCTCTCATCTCGGTCTTGCTGATGGCAGGCGTGTTGTACGGGTTTACGTACTACTCGTACAGCGCGGCGTCGCAGTTCGTCCGCGACCTGCCGAAGTATTCCGCCAAGATGGCGCAAACGGTGGCGCGCTTCCGCAAGAAAGCAGAGGACATTCAGAAGACGACGCAGACCGTGCTGCCCGCGCCGAGCGATGTGCGCACTGTCAAAGTGGAGCAGGCGCCGAATTGGACGGGATGGCTGAGCAACTGGGCGGGGTCACTGACGGAAGCAATTTTCATCATCAGCTTCATACCGTTCCTGGTGTACTTCATGCTGAGCTGGCAGGAGCACGTGCGGGCGTCAACCGTGATGCTGTTCCGGATGGAGAACCGGAACACGGCGTACGTAACGCTGGGCGAGATCGCGCGCATGATCCGTGCGTTCATCGCGGGCAACGTGCTGGTGGGCCTTTTTATGGCGGCCGTGGCCAGCATCATTTTCGGGACGCTGGGTCTGCCGTACTTCTACTTTATCGGGTTGATCAGCGGGTTCGTGAGCCTGGTGCCGTACCTGGGCGTGCCGCTGGCGGTGTTGCCGCCGCTAGTCGCCGGGTTGGGGCAGATCGGATTCAAAGACGCGCTGGTGATCGTGGCATCCGTTTTCGCGCTGCACATCTTTGCGTTGAACGTGCTCTACCCAAAGATCGTAGGGAGCCGGGTTCGGCTGAACCCGCTGACGGTGACGCTCGCGCTGTTGTTCTGGGGGTGGCTCTGGGGAGCGATGGGTCTGGTGCTAGCCGTGCCGATCACGGCGGCAATGAAGATCATCTTCGACCACGTGGAGCCGCTGCGGCCGTGGGGAGCGTGGCTGGGCGAGTAG
- the ruvX gene encoding Holliday junction resolvase RuvX codes for MDRGRILALDFGARRIGLAVSDPLGVSAQGLPTLHRKNKRSDLQHLSEVVSQYKVCEIVVGLPLPLSGTPGAQAEKVRTFAGDLRKQFSLPVHLWDERLTSAQANRLLRETEMSIRRRGQVVDQMSAVLILQSFLDHRHYQ; via the coding sequence TTGGACCGCGGTCGTATCCTGGCCCTCGATTTTGGCGCGCGCCGCATTGGGCTCGCCGTTTCCGACCCTCTGGGCGTGTCCGCCCAGGGATTGCCGACCCTGCACCGCAAGAACAAGCGCTCGGACTTGCAACACCTATCTGAGGTCGTCAGCCAGTACAAGGTTTGCGAAATCGTCGTGGGACTGCCGCTCCCGCTCAGCGGAACTCCCGGCGCCCAGGCTGAAAAAGTCCGAACCTTTGCCGGCGATCTCCGCAAGCAATTTTCCCTGCCCGTGCATCTTTGGGATGAGCGCCTCACCTCCGCCCAGGCCAATCGTCTCCTGCGCGAAACTGAGATGAGCATCCGGCGCCGCGGCCAGGTCGTCGACCAGATGTCGGCCGTCCTCATTCTCCAGTCGTTCCTGGACCACCGTCACTACCAGTGA
- the mltG gene encoding endolytic transglycosylase MltG, with translation MRSLVRWMAVFLLAAVAWLVWAILVPRQLAAPISVLLRNGWSSRRIAAELQNGGVIRSSTAFLIVHYFKLRPLKAGEYVFDGSVSTSQAYDKIARGEIAFHTVVVPEGYNMFDVAAAIEAAGLASRSEFLQQARTDVTLISDLDPEARSLEGYLFPDTYRFTRTQSTQDMIAAMVRRFRQEAAHIGLNANVHRIVTLASIVEKETAVPEERARVAGVYTNRLQRNMALDADPSIIYAALLDGRYSGAIHQSDLQANSPYNTYRFAGLPPGPIANPGADSLRAALNPEPNDFLFFVSDAQGHHRFARTMDEHNRNVAAYRRALSDR, from the coding sequence ATGCGGTCCCTCGTTCGATGGATGGCCGTGTTCCTGCTCGCCGCCGTTGCCTGGCTCGTATGGGCAATCCTGGTGCCGCGGCAGCTTGCCGCGCCAATCTCGGTCCTGCTTCGCAACGGCTGGTCATCGCGCCGCATCGCCGCCGAATTGCAGAACGGCGGCGTCATCCGCAGCTCCACCGCGTTCCTCATCGTTCACTACTTCAAACTGCGTCCGCTCAAAGCTGGCGAGTACGTATTCGACGGCTCTGTCAGCACCTCCCAGGCCTACGACAAGATTGCCCGCGGCGAAATCGCTTTCCACACCGTCGTCGTCCCTGAAGGCTACAACATGTTCGACGTCGCCGCCGCCATCGAAGCCGCTGGCCTCGCCTCGCGCTCCGAGTTTCTTCAACAGGCCCGGACCGATGTCACCCTGATCTCCGATCTCGACCCCGAGGCGCGGTCCCTCGAAGGCTATCTTTTCCCCGATACGTACCGCTTCACGCGCACGCAATCCACGCAAGACATGATCGCCGCCATGGTGCGGCGCTTCCGCCAGGAAGCCGCGCACATTGGCCTGAACGCCAACGTGCACCGCATCGTCACTTTGGCGTCCATCGTTGAGAAAGAAACGGCAGTCCCGGAAGAACGCGCGCGCGTGGCCGGCGTATATACCAACCGCCTGCAGCGCAACATGGCGCTCGACGCCGATCCCAGCATCATCTACGCCGCGCTGCTCGATGGCCGCTACTCCGGCGCCATTCATCAGTCTGACCTGCAGGCGAATTCGCCATACAACACCTACAGATTTGCCGGCTTGCCGCCTGGACCCATCGCCAATCCGGGCGCCGATTCCCTGCGCGCGGCGCTCAACCCTGAGCCCAACGACTTCCTTTTCTTTGTCAGCGATGCCCAGGGGCACCACCGCTTCGCGCGCACCATGGACGAGCACAATCGCAACGTCGCTGCCTACCGGCGCGCGCTCAGCGACCGTTAG